The segment GACCCAGCAGTCGAAGACCCGCTGCTGGTAGGCCGCGGAGCGGTAGCCGGAGTTGAGGACGAAACCCAGGCCGGCGGCCTTGGCGTCCTTCTGGGCGCTCAGGAACGCCGCCTGCGTTCCCCTGGTCATGCCGCTGAACTTCACCGCCTCGTCGGCGGCGGTGTCATGGCTCGTGTTCTCGCAGTCGCCGTTCTCGCCGTCCCCGGCCTCGGTCGGGGCGCCGGTCGTGCTCGGCGAGGACTTCGGGCTGGTCGCGGGGGTCTTCGGGGTGCTGGGCCTGGTGCCCGGGGTCGGGGAGGTGCCCGGGGTGGTCGGCGCGGTGGTGCCGCCCGTCGTGGTGCCGTCGGTGCCCGCGGTGCTCTGCGGGGTCGTCGGCGGGAGGGTCGGGCTCTGCTCGGTGCTCGCGGCGGCCGCGTTCAGGGCCGTGTCGTTCCGCGGGGTGTGCGAACGGCCGGCGATCGCCGTCGCGGTGCCGGCCACGGCCAGCGCGGCCACCGCGACGCCGCCGACGACCAGCCAGCGCCGGGGCTTGCGGCCGGCCGGCTCCTCGGAGCCGTAGCCGTGGCCGGAGTCGGCGCCGGGTCCGTACTCGCCGGCCCGCGCCGCCGCCTCCGCCGCGGCGCGGCCGATGTCCTCGCCGATGTCCTCGGCGGCAGGCTCCTGCGGCGTCTGATCGCGCTGTTCCATGTCAGGGAAGACGTGCGAAAGGCCCTTTCCGTTGCCATGTCCGGTGTCTCGGTTCAGTCACGACCGCCAGCGCGTGGCCGCTTGCACACGGCAGCGCACGCCGAGTTTCACGTAAGCGTGCTCCAAATGCTTGTCAACGGTTCGGGGACTGATTCCCAGCCGGGTCGCGATCTGCCGGTCCGTCAGCCCCCGGCACAGCAGGTCAAGCACGTCGGCCTCGCGCGGTGAGACCTTCTCCCGCCGGGGTGCCGGCCCGCCGAACCGGGCCAGCGCGCGGCCGATCCGGGGCCGCACGGCCTCGGCGACGGCCAGGTCGTGCTGCGTGAAGTCGGGGGAGGAGCGGTTGAAGAGCACGACGACCCGCCGCTGCTGGTCCGGCCGTACCGTCATCACCAGCTGGCGCCGGGCGCCCAGCGGGGCGAACAGCGCGGGGAAGACCGGCAGCCGGTGGAACTCGTGGTCGGTGTGCAGATCCGAGCGCCGCGTCGCCGTGCCCGCGCCGTGCCAGGCCGCGGCCATCAGCGGATCGTCGGCGTGCGCGGCGAGCACGGCGGCCTGTTCGGCGCTGACCGACCCGGGCGGCTCGGCCCGGCAGGATCCCGGATGCCGCCGCTCGGAGTCCAGCCACAGCACGGTGTCGGCGGGGACCGAGCGGCGCAGCACCGGCAGCAGCCGGTCCACCAGCTCGCCCTCCTCGACCGCGCCGAGCAGGACGTCCGCCACCGCCAGGACCCGGCGCAGCCCCACTTCGCCCGGAGTCGGGACGCGGGTTCCGGGGGCGGATCGCGGACGGGGCGGGAGCTGGGCCGGGGAAGTTTGCTGAGCCGGAGAGGGCATGGAGTCACCTGCGATCGCTACGGGTGCGGCGGCTTCGGTAGCGGGGGATGCCCGAGGTGGTGCTGCTCGGCAGGACATCACCGTCAAAGTGGACACCATGCACACTAGCGAGCATCAGCGGCCTCGGAAACGGCCATCTGTCTCGACAGATTCTCGAATGCGCGGACTCCGGTCCGGAGACGGGAACAAGCCTCGCTTCTGAGAAGCTGGGAACTAAGGCGGGAAGATCCCGAAGCTCGGCGGAAAGAGGGGCGCACATGCTGGTCGACACGTTCGGCAGAACGGCGACGGACTTGCGGGTGTCCCTGACCGACCGCTGCAACCTGCGCTGCACCTACTGCATGCCCGCCGAGGGCCTGCCCTGGCTGCCCAAGGCGGAACTGCTCACCGACGAGGAGATCCTGCGGCTGATCGGCATCGCGGTCCGGTTCCTGGGCGTGGACCAGGTGCGCTTCACCGGCGGCGAACCGCTGATCCGGCCGGGCCTGGCGGCCCTGGTGGCCGAGGTGGCGCGGCTGGAGCCCCGGCCGCGCATCTCGCTGACGACGAACGCGCTCGGACTGGCCCGCCTGGCCCCGACGCTGAAGGACGCCGGCCTGGACCGGGTCAACGTCTCGCTGGACACCCTGGACCCGGCGGTGTTCCGCGAGCTGACCCGCCGCGACCGGTTCGCCGACGTGGTCGCCGGCCTGGAGGCCGCGGCCGCCGCCGGGCTGACCCCGGTGAAGGTGAACAGCGTGCTCATGCGCGGTGTCAACGACGCCGAAGCCCCGGCCCTGCTCCGGTGGTGCCTGGAGCGCGGCTACGAGCTGCGCTTCATCGAGCAGATGCCGCTGGACGCCCAGCACGGCTGGGACCGCTCGCAGATGGTGACCGCCGACGAGATCCTGACGGCCCTGCGCCGGGAGTTCGAGCTGACCCCCGAGGGCGCGGCGGTCCGCGGCGCGGCGCCGGCCGAGACCTGGCTCGTGGACGGCGGCCCCGGGCGGGTCGGGGTGATCGCGAGCGTGACGCGGCCGTTCTGCGGGGCCTGCGACCGGGTGCGGCTGACGGCCGACGGCCAGGTGCGCACCTGCCTGTTCGCGCGCGAGGAGTCGGATCTGCGCGGCGCGATGCGCGACGGCGCGGGCGATGAGGAACTGGCCGAGCGCTGGCGGGTGGCGATGCTGGGGAAGAAGCGCGCGGCCGGGATCGGCGAGCCGGGGTTCGTGCAGCCCGAGCGGCCGATGTCGGCGATCGGCGGGTAGGCGGCGCGTTCCGCGGCGCCACAGGATTCAGGTAGAGCCGAATCCAGTGCGCGTGTCGGCGGTGTCTGATTCGCTGGCCGCATGACATCTCAGCACGACAAGGCCACCAGCTTCCACGCCCTGCACGTCCCCGGCACCCCCCTCGCCCTGGCCAACGCCTGGGACGGCGCCAGCGCCCGGATCGTCGCCTCCACCGGCGCGCCCGCGGTCGCCACCACCAGCGCCGGCGTCGCCTGGGGCCTGGGCGCTGCCGACGGCGGCCACCTGGACCGTGATCGCGCCGTGGCGCTGATCCGCCGGGTCGTGGACACGGTGGGCGTGCCGGTCACCGCCGACATCGAGGACGGCTTCGGCCAGGACGGCGACGCCGTGGCCGCCACCGTCGCCCAGGTGATCGCGGCCGGCGCGATCGGCATCAACATCGAGGACGGCCCGCGCGACCCGGCCGAGCTCGCCGCGCGCATCACCGCCGCCCGCCGGGCCGCCGACGAGGCGGGGATCCCGCTGTTCATCAACGCGCGCATCGACGTGTTCCTGTTCGGGCTCGGCGCCGAGCAGGACCGGCTCGGCGAGACCCTGGCCCGGGCCGAGCGCTACCTCGCGGCCGGCGCCAGCGGGATCTTCGTGCCCGGGGTGGCGGCCCCGGAGACGATCGGCGCCCTGGTCAAGGGCATCGACGCGCCGCTGAACGTGATGGTCGGGCCCGGCGCGCCGGCGGTCGCGGAGCTCGCCGCGCTCGGCGTGGCGCGGGTCAGCCTGGGCGCCGCCGTCGCCGAGGCCGCGTACGGGCTGGTCCGGCGGGCCGCCGAGGAGCTGGCCAAGAGTGGCACCTACACGGCGGTCGAGGGCGGGATGCCCTACCCGGAGCTCAACGGTTTGATGAGCTGAGGTTTTTAAGGCTCGCGCCCAGACAGCGTTGTCAGCGCTCCGCCCCGGGCCGGAAGGGCTCCACCTCGATGAGGAACCCCCGGACATCCAGGAAGTCGGCCAGGTGCTGCCGGTGGTCCTCGCAGGCCAGCCACGCTTTCCGCCGCTCCGGGGTGTGCAGCTTGGGGTTGTTCCACACCACGCTCCACACCGCCGGATTCCGGCAGCCCTTGGCTGAGCAGATGGCGGTGGTGGAGGAGTCGTCCGAGGTCACGAAGCCACCATAGAACAGCCTCGGAGAGGAAAGAGACGCGGCGTCGAACGGCCACGGGGGGAGCCGCTCGACGCCGCAAGTGGCGCCCCGACGGGGGTTCAGGGCGCAGGTAAGAAGTATGACATGCGTAGACCCGCTAAGGGAATGGGCCCCTTACTTTTCCCGGTCGGTGCGGCGATGCCGTCGAAGCCGCCGCCGGGGCTCAGTCGTCGTCGCCGACGATCCGGCCGGAGATCGGTTCCCCGGACCCGGCCCGGCTGTCCGCTCCCGGCTCTCCGACCTGGTCGGAGCGGGTTTCCTGCTCGTCGTTCCCGGACAGCAGCGCGCGCCGTTCGGCCTGGCTGTACGGGGAATCCGCACCCGGTTGCGGCTCGCGTCCGCCGTTCGCGTAGACCACCGCGACGTAGGGGAGAACCAGCGCCAGCACCGCCAGTCCGATCTTCCACGGCCAGGCGATCGGCAGGATCACGATCAGCAGGAACGCCGCGATCCTTATCCCCATCGCCATCAGGTACTTCGACTCGCGGGACCGGATGTCCTGGCTCAACGGCTTCGGGGCGTCGGTGATGCCGTACACGACGTCCTGCTGCCCGTTCTTGTCCCGCCCGATCCGCATACCTCCAGGCTACGCCCGCCGTCCCGCCGCAGGACAGGACCCCGCCGACAGCGTTCCGGCGGGATCCTGATATGGCGTCGGGACGGCGTTGACGCAGCGTCGCCGCAGGCTAGGAGGCCGGGCTCACCGAGGACATGTTGAAGTCCGGGATCCGCAGCGCCGGCATCGCGGCCCGGTTGAAGTAGTCGCCCCACTCCCGGGAGAACGTCCGCTCCGTCCGGCCCGCCTCGGCGATCCGCGACAGCAGCGAGACCGGCGACTCGTTGAACCGGAAGTTGGTGACCTCGCCGACCACCTCGCCGCCCTCGACCTTGTACACGCCGTCCCGGGTCAGCCCGGTCAGCAGCAGGGTCTGCGGGTCCACCTCGCGGATGTACCACAGGCTGGTCAGCAGCAGGCCGTCGCCGGTGGCGGCGGTCATCTCGGCCAGCGACGGACCGGTCGCGCCGGGCGCCGCCTCCAGGATCAGGTTGTCGACGAACGGCGTCAGCGGCGCGTCCGCGGCCGCCGCGGTCCGCCGGGTGGCCGGCAGCGCGGCCAGCACGCCGTCCTTGACCCACTCCGTCGGCGCGAGCGCGAGCCCGTTGTCGAACACGGAGGTCTCGGCGCTCGAGGAGTAGGCGTCGACGTAAGGAGCGCACTCCAGACCCGGAGCACTCGGGTCGCTGCGCAGCGTCGCCTTCACCGGCGAAGCGCCCGCCAGGCTCTCGCCGATCCGGGAGCCGCCGCCGCTCTTGCTGAACACCGAGCGGCCGTCCACCGCGTCCCGCAGCGCCGCCGACCAGTAGGCGTAGATCATCAGGTCGGCGACCGAGCTCGGCGGCAGCAGCGTCTCGTACCGGCCGGCCGGCAGGTCGATCCGGCGCTTGGCCCACTCCAGGCGGCGCGCCAGGTCCTGGCCGGCGGCCACGACGTCCACGTCGGAGAAGTCCGCGGTCGGCACCCCGGTCCAGGCCGAGCGGGACCGGTCGCCGGACTTGGCGTTGAGCTGCACCGAGCCGGTGGGCTGCGCGTGCCGCAGCCGCAGGCCGGTGGAGGAGCCCAGGTACTGGGTGGTCAGGCTGTGCTCGGCGTAGCCGAACAGCAGGTTGCCCTCGGCGCGCGCGGCCGCCAGGGTCTCGCCGAGCGCCGGGGCGAACGAGGCGAACACCGAGACGTCGGTCTGCGCCGGGGCCTGGTCCCAGTCCGCCGAGGCCCGGCACGGGATCAACTCGTTGGCGTCCTCGGCCGGGCCGGACTCCTCGGCCGCCTTCTCGCTGGCCCGGACCAGGTCCTCCAGGGTGGACAGGTCCACTCCGGAGCGGCCGACCACGCCGCTGGCGGCCGAGGCCGCGCCGGTCGCGCCGTTCTTCATCGAGATGACCGTGACCTGCTGCCCGGCCGAGACGCCGTTGGTGGTCAGGGTGTTGTTGGCCCAGCGCAGGTTGGCGTCGGTGCCGGCGTCGACCAGGACCACGGCGCCGTCGGCGCGGGAGAGCTCCAGGGCCTTCTCGACCAGCTGCTGAGGGGTCGCTTGCTGACTGGTCACTGCCCGGCCTCCTGGACGGTGTTGAGGATGCGGATGCCGCGGAACAGCGCGGTCGGCGCGCCGTGGCTGACCGGCGCGACCTGCCCGGGCTGGCCCTTGCCGCACTGGAAGGAGCCGGCCACGACGTAGGTCTGCGGTCCGCCGACCGCCTCCATGGCGCCCCAGAAGTCGGTGGTCGTGGCCTGATAGGCGAAGTCCTTCACCTGGCCCTTGAGCTCGCCGTCCTCGATCAGGAAGGCGCGCTGGCCGGTGAACTGGAAGTTGTAGCGCTGCATGTCGATCGACCACGACTTGTCGCCGACGATGTAGAGCCCGCGCCGCACGCGCGAGATCATCTCCTGGACGGAGGGGCCGTCCTGGGCCGGCTGGAGCGAGACGTTGGCCATGCGCTGGATCGGCACGTGCGCGGCCGAGTCGGCGAAGGCGCAGCCGTTGGAACGGCCGCCGTTGAGGCCCTTGAGCTGGGCGATGCGGCGGTCGAGCTGGTAGCCGGCCAGGATGCCGTCCTTGACGATGTCCCACGCTTGCGTCTGCACGCCTTCGTCGTCGAACCCGACGGTGCCCAGGCCGTGTTCGGAGACGCGGTCGCCGGTGACGTTCATCACGGGGGAGCCGTATTTCAGGGTCCCGAGTTTGTCGAGCGTGGCGAACGAGGTCCCGGCGTAGGCGGCCTCGTAGCCCAGGGCCCGGTCCAGTTCGGTGGCGTGGCCGATGGACTCGTGGATGACCAGCCACAGGTTCGAGGGATCGATGACGAGGTCGTACTCGCCCGGCTCCACCGACGGCGCGGCGAGCTTGTCCCGCAGCAGGCCCGGCAGCGCGTCGAGCTCGGCGTCCCAGTCGTGGATCTCGTTCCCGGTGAAGAACTCCCAGCCGCGCCCGACCGGCGGGGCGACGGTGCGCATGGTCTCGAAGGCACCGGTCTCCTCGTCGACGGCGACCGCGGTCAGCGCGCCCTCGGTCCGGATGCGCTGCTGGGTGAGGCGGTTGCCGGCCAGGTCGGCGAAGTACTTGCACTCCTGCACGGCCTGGAACTCGGCGTCCACGTGCGCCACGCCCTCGGCCCCGAGCAGCCGCTCGGACCAGCGCTGGAAGTGCGCGATCTTCTCGGTGTCCGGCACGTCGAAGGGGTTGACCCGGTAGCTGGAGACCCACACGTGCTCGCCGTGCGCGGGCTCGGGCGCCAGCACCACCGGCTCGGAGTTCACCGGCTTGGACACCCTGGCCACCTCGACGGCCTGCTCGGCCAGCGCGGCGGCGCTGGCCGGGGTGAGCACGACGCCGGCGGCGAAGCCCCAGGTGCCGTCGAACACGACGCGCACGCTCAGCCCGCTGTCCGAGGAGTCGCTGACGCCGTCGACGTTGCCGTCGCGCAGGTTGATGTGCTGGGAGCGGACGGTCTCGACGCGGAAGTCGGCGTGCTCGGCGCCCAGGTCGCGGGCCCGGGACAGCGCCGCCTCGGCGAGATCGCCCAAGGGGAGCGAGGTGAAGGACTCGTCTACGGTCATACCGCCCAACCTAACGGGAACCAGGGCCCCGAGGCGGGTTGTGGAGGTCCTACAAACCAGACGCCCGATGATCTAGCCCTGCGGCGGTTGCGGCTACCGCCGGGTAGCCCGATAGCTTGGCACGGACGTCTTGAAGAAGAAGAACACCGCGGAAACAGGAGTGCTGAATTGAGCCGGTCCGTACTGGTCACCGGGGGAAACCGGGGAATTGGCCTGGCCATCGCGAAGGCCTTCGCCGCGAACGGGGACAAGGTCGCGATCACCTACCGCTCCGGCGAGGTCCCCGAGGGGCTGTTCGGGGTGAAGTGCGACGTGACCTCCGCCGAGGACGTCGACCGCGCCTTCGGGGAGGTCGAGGCCCAGCACGGCCCGGTCGAGGTGCTGGTCGCCAACGCCGGCATCACCCGCGACACGCTGCTGCTGCGGATGAGCGACGAGGACTTCGGGGCCGTGCTGGAGACCAACCTGGTCGGCTCCTTCCGCGTCGCCAAGCGCGCCAGCAAGGGCATGCTGCGCCTCAAGCGCGGCCGCATCGTCCTGATCTCCTCGGTGGTCGGGCTGTCCGGCTCGGCCGGGCAGGCCAACTACGCCGCCAGCAAGGCCGGCCTGGTCGGCTTCGCGCGCTCGGTGGCCCGCGAGATCGGCTCGCGCGGCATCACCTGCAACGTGGTCGCCCCGGGCTTCGTCGAGACCGACATGACCGCGGTCCTGTCCGACGACCGCAAGGCCGAGATCCTCAAGCAGGTGCCGCTGAACCGGTACGCCTCGGTCGAGGAGATCGCCGGAGTGGTGCGGTTCCTGGCCTCGCAGGAGGCCGCGTACATCACTGGAGCCGTCATCCCGGTTGACGGCGGACTGGGAATGGGGCACTGAGCATGGGAATCCTCGAAGGCAAGCGCATCGTCGTCACCGGCGTGCTCACCGACGCCTCCATCGCCTTCCACGCCGCGCGCATCGCGCAGGAGCAGGGCGCGCAGGTGGTGCTGACCGCGTTCCCGCGGCCCTCGCTCACCCAGCGCATCGCCAAGAAGCTGCCCAACGGCGACGCGCCGGTGATCGAGCTCGACGTCACCAACGCCGAGCACCTGGCCGGGCTCGCGGACAACGTGAAGCAGTACATGGACGGCGTGGACGGCATCGTCCACAGCATCGCGTTCGGCCCGCAGGACGCCCTCGGTGGCAACTTCCTGAACACCCCCTGGGAGTCGGTCGCCACCGCGGTCCACGTCTCGGCCTACTCGCTGAAGTCGGTGACCATGGCCCTGCTGGACCTGTTCCCCGAGACCGGCGGCTCGGTGGTCGGCCTGGACTTCGACGCCCAGGTGGCCTGGCCGGGCTACGACTGGATGGGCGTGGCGAAGGCGGCGCTGGAGTCCACCTCCCGCTACCTGGCCCGCGACCTCGGCCCGCGCGGCATCCGCAGCAACCTGATCTCGGCCGGCCCGATCAAGACCATGGCCGCCAAGTCGATCCCGGGCTTCGAGAAGTTCGACGGCGTGTGGAACGAGCGCGCCCCGATCGGCTGGGACCTGTACGACGCCGACGCCACGGCGCGCGGCATCGTCGCGCTGCTGTCGGACTGGTTCCCGCGGACCACCGGCGAGATCATCCACGTCGACGGCGGCATGCACGCGATGGGTGCCTGAGCTTCGCCGAACGCTGTGGCCGGACAAAGCGGCCGGGCCCGGAATCCCAAGGACGACTTGGGATTCCGGGCCCGGCCGCTTCTCGATTCGTGCCGTCTTGTGCGCAGCCGCCCGCACGCCGCCAAATTCAGGCGAACCTGTCGGTGGTCTCGGATAAAAAGGTGTTGTACCCGCCGCGGAGGGCGGGGACACCATCAATCTGAGGTTGCCGGACCCGGCGAGATTCGC is part of the Catenulispora sp. MAP5-51 genome and harbors:
- a CDS encoding D-alanyl-D-alanine carboxypeptidase family protein; this translates as MEQRDQTPQEPAAEDIGEDIGRAAAEAAARAGEYGPGADSGHGYGSEEPAGRKPRRWLVVGGVAVAALAVAGTATAIAGRSHTPRNDTALNAAAASTEQSPTLPPTTPQSTAGTDGTTTGGTTAPTTPGTSPTPGTRPSTPKTPATSPKSSPSTTGAPTEAGDGENGDCENTSHDTAADEAVKFSGMTRGTQAAFLSAQKDAKAAGLGFVLNSGYRSAAYQQRVFDCWVKQLGSPQAARQYALPPNESAHVQGYAMDIAPPSAASWLEASQGKYGLCRRYADETWHFEYQARYKTQGCPALLPHP
- a CDS encoding DUF3099 domain-containing protein, which codes for MRIGRDKNGQQDVVYGITDAPKPLSQDIRSRESKYLMAMGIRIAAFLLIVILPIAWPWKIGLAVLALVLPYVAVVYANGGREPQPGADSPYSQAERRALLSGNDEQETRSDQVGEPGADSRAGSGEPISGRIVGDDD
- a CDS encoding LuxR C-terminal-related transcriptional regulator, translated to MPSPAQQTSPAQLPPRPRSAPGTRVPTPGEVGLRRVLAVADVLLGAVEEGELVDRLLPVLRRSVPADTVLWLDSERRHPGSCRAEPPGSVSAEQAAVLAAHADDPLMAAAWHGAGTATRRSDLHTDHEFHRLPVFPALFAPLGARRQLVMTVRPDQQRRVVVLFNRSSPDFTQHDLAVAEAVRPRIGRALARFGGPAPRREKVSPREADVLDLLCRGLTDRQIATRLGISPRTVDKHLEHAYVKLGVRCRVQAATRWRS
- the fabG gene encoding 3-oxoacyl-[acyl-carrier-protein] reductase, yielding MSRSVLVTGGNRGIGLAIAKAFAANGDKVAITYRSGEVPEGLFGVKCDVTSAEDVDRAFGEVEAQHGPVEVLVANAGITRDTLLLRMSDEDFGAVLETNLVGSFRVAKRASKGMLRLKRGRIVLISSVVGLSGSAGQANYAASKAGLVGFARSVAREIGSRGITCNVVAPGFVETDMTAVLSDDRKAEILKQVPLNRYASVEEIAGVVRFLASQEAAYITGAVIPVDGGLGMGH
- the fabI gene encoding enoyl-ACP reductase FabI — encoded protein: MGILEGKRIVVTGVLTDASIAFHAARIAQEQGAQVVLTAFPRPSLTQRIAKKLPNGDAPVIELDVTNAEHLAGLADNVKQYMDGVDGIVHSIAFGPQDALGGNFLNTPWESVATAVHVSAYSLKSVTMALLDLFPETGGSVVGLDFDAQVAWPGYDWMGVAKAALESTSRYLARDLGPRGIRSNLISAGPIKTMAAKSIPGFEKFDGVWNERAPIGWDLYDADATARGIVALLSDWFPRTTGEIIHVDGGMHAMGA
- a CDS encoding metallopeptidase TldD-related protein → MTSQQATPQQLVEKALELSRADGAVVLVDAGTDANLRWANNTLTTNGVSAGQQVTVISMKNGATGAASAASGVVGRSGVDLSTLEDLVRASEKAAEESGPAEDANELIPCRASADWDQAPAQTDVSVFASFAPALGETLAAARAEGNLLFGYAEHSLTTQYLGSSTGLRLRHAQPTGSVQLNAKSGDRSRSAWTGVPTADFSDVDVVAAGQDLARRLEWAKRRIDLPAGRYETLLPPSSVADLMIYAYWSAALRDAVDGRSVFSKSGGGSRIGESLAGASPVKATLRSDPSAPGLECAPYVDAYSSSAETSVFDNGLALAPTEWVKDGVLAALPATRRTAAAADAPLTPFVDNLILEAAPGATGPSLAEMTAATGDGLLLTSLWYIREVDPQTLLLTGLTRDGVYKVEGGEVVGEVTNFRFNESPVSLLSRIAEAGRTERTFSREWGDYFNRAAMPALRIPDFNMSSVSPAS
- a CDS encoding isocitrate lyase/phosphoenolpyruvate mutase family protein, translating into MTSQHDKATSFHALHVPGTPLALANAWDGASARIVASTGAPAVATTSAGVAWGLGAADGGHLDRDRAVALIRRVVDTVGVPVTADIEDGFGQDGDAVAATVAQVIAAGAIGINIEDGPRDPAELAARITAARRAADEAGIPLFINARIDVFLFGLGAEQDRLGETLARAERYLAAGASGIFVPGVAAPETIGALVKGIDAPLNVMVGPGAPAVAELAALGVARVSLGAAVAEAAYGLVRRAAEELAKSGTYTAVEGGMPYPELNGLMS
- a CDS encoding TldD/PmbA family protein; this encodes MTVDESFTSLPLGDLAEAALSRARDLGAEHADFRVETVRSQHINLRDGNVDGVSDSSDSGLSVRVVFDGTWGFAAGVVLTPASAAALAEQAVEVARVSKPVNSEPVVLAPEPAHGEHVWVSSYRVNPFDVPDTEKIAHFQRWSERLLGAEGVAHVDAEFQAVQECKYFADLAGNRLTQQRIRTEGALTAVAVDEETGAFETMRTVAPPVGRGWEFFTGNEIHDWDAELDALPGLLRDKLAAPSVEPGEYDLVIDPSNLWLVIHESIGHATELDRALGYEAAYAGTSFATLDKLGTLKYGSPVMNVTGDRVSEHGLGTVGFDDEGVQTQAWDIVKDGILAGYQLDRRIAQLKGLNGGRSNGCAFADSAAHVPIQRMANVSLQPAQDGPSVQEMISRVRRGLYIVGDKSWSIDMQRYNFQFTGQRAFLIEDGELKGQVKDFAYQATTTDFWGAMEAVGGPQTYVVAGSFQCGKGQPGQVAPVSHGAPTALFRGIRILNTVQEAGQ
- the moaA gene encoding GTP 3',8-cyclase MoaA; amino-acid sequence: MLVDTFGRTATDLRVSLTDRCNLRCTYCMPAEGLPWLPKAELLTDEEILRLIGIAVRFLGVDQVRFTGGEPLIRPGLAALVAEVARLEPRPRISLTTNALGLARLAPTLKDAGLDRVNVSLDTLDPAVFRELTRRDRFADVVAGLEAAAAAGLTPVKVNSVLMRGVNDAEAPALLRWCLERGYELRFIEQMPLDAQHGWDRSQMVTADEILTALRREFELTPEGAAVRGAAPAETWLVDGGPGRVGVIASVTRPFCGACDRVRLTADGQVRTCLFAREESDLRGAMRDGAGDEELAERWRVAMLGKKRAAGIGEPGFVQPERPMSAIGG